The sequence CAATAGAAAATTATAAAGAGCAGTATATGGCTTTAGGGTATCCAGTTTTGTTTGGAGAAGAAGGAATCGTTAATCCAGAATTGTTCTCTTATTTGAAGGATGAATTAACAGTATTAATGGGGCAATCTGGAGTAGGAAAATCTACACTCTTGAATGCTTTACATCCTGAAGGAAAACGAGAAATTGGAGAAGTTTCTCAAGCATTGGGGCGTGGTCGTCATACGACACGTCACACCGAGCTATGGTCGATTCATGATGGATGGATTGTTGATACTCCAGGATTTAGTTCCCTAGATTTAGAGGTGGATGCGACAGAACTTGCTCAATGTTTTGTAGAATATCGAGCATTAGCTCCACAATGTAAATTTAGAAGCTGTTTACATTTAAAAGAACCGAGTTGTGCAGTAAAAGAAGCTGTTGCAGAAGGAAAATTAAATCAAGAGCGTTATGAACGCTATGAGTTGCTACAAACAGAACTAGCAAATCAGCGTCCCCAATATCAAAAGAAAAAGAAAGAAGGTCGTTAAGATGGTAACGATTGCTCCCTCAATTTTAAGTGCAAATCTATGGGAATTTGGCAAACAAATAGAACAAATGATGACATTAGGAGTAGATACCTTCCATATTGATGTTATGGATCGTCACTTTGTTCCTAACTTAGGATATAGCCAAGAAATTGTTAAAGTATTGAAAAAAAATAGCACCGCTATTTGTGATGTGCATTTGATGGTAGAACATCCAGAAGCAATGATTATGGATTTTATCAATGCAGGTGCAGATTATTTAACAATTCATGCCGAAAGTACAGTTCATCCTTATCGTGCATTACAAATGATTCAAGAGCAAGGAGTTAAAGTAGGGTTAGCTTTAAACCCGGGCACTTCTTTAGCAAGTGTTAAAGAACTTTTACCTTTAGTTGATCGCTTACTAATTATGACTGTTAATCCAGGATTTGGTGGCCAATCCTTTTTAGAAAGTCAATTAGCAAAAATCGCTGAGGCAAAAGCATTACGTGAAGAATTTGGCTATACGTATGATATTGAAGTAGATGGTGGAATTAATGACAAAACAGCCTCCTCTTGTATAAAAGCAGGTGCTGAAGTTTTAGTGAGTGGTTCTTATTTATTCCATCATTCTAATTGGCAAGAGGCACTTCTTCAATTACAAGAATAGTCTTGTCAAATAGAAATGAATATGTTAAATTTAAAAGGTATGTAACCCATTTTTAAAATCGTAAATATGGTGTGATATAATTTGCTAGTAGGCATTAGAACCTACACAATAGAATTCAACAATATGAAGGAGGAAACACGACATGGCAAAACAATGTTATGTAACAGGACGCAAATCTAAAAGCGGTAACCGTCGTTCTCATGCGATGAACGCTTCTAAACGTACTTGGAAAGCTAACTTACAAAAAGTTCGTATTTTAGTAGATGGAAAACCTAAAAAAGTTTGGGTTTCAGCTCGCGCATTAAAATCTGGTAAAGTACAACGTGTGTAATGAATAAACGAGTGGATGACTGGGAGGGGGCTCTCAGTCATCTTTTTCTTTTATGGTATTGTATCCTATGATAAAATAGATAATAAAAAAGGAATATTATACTAAAGGAGACCTGAGCATGACAGTTAAAATGAATACACAATCAGGAATGATTGAAGTAACCAATGATGTAATTGCAACGGTAGTTGGCGGTGCAACCACAGAAAATTTTGGTGTCGTAGGAATGGCAAGTAAAAACCAAATCCGCGATAACATTAATGAGATTTTGCGTAAAGAAAATTACGCGAAAGGAGTTGTTGTTCGTCAAGAGGAAAATGGAGTAGCGATTGATGTTTATATTGTAGTCGGCTATGGAACAAAAATTTCTGAAGTATCTCGTAATGTACAGGACTCAGTAAAATATAGTTTAGAAACAATGTTGGGCATTAGTGCTAATTCCGTGAACGTTTATGTACAAGGAGTTCGTGTCCTACCAGACTAAGAAGATAACCGTGTCATTAAGAACTAATAAAAACATTGAAATGACTTATGATATAAAATAAAGATTAGGATAAAGATTGGAAATGACAATCATCAAAGATGATTGAAATATGAAGAAAGGAAAAGCTATTTTAGTTTTTAAAATAAGAAAATTTCTTATTTTTCGATGTTTATATAGCAGTAACAAAGGTGACAATTCAAAAGATCGATGCGACGCTTTTTAAAACAATGATTCAAGCCGGTCAAGAGCGTCTTTGTGCAAATGCAGAATACGTAAACTCATTAAATGTATTCCCAGTTCCAGACGGGGATACAGGAACAAATATGAATTTAACAATGACCAGTGGGAATGACGCCACACAAAAATCAACAAGCGAACATGTAGGAGAATTAAATAAAACTTTCTCTAAAGGATTATTAATGGGCGCTCGTGGAAATTCTGGCGTAATTTTATCTCAATTATTCCGTGGCTTTTCTAAAGAAGTAGAAACTTTAGAATATTTAGATGCTAAAAGTTTAGCTGCTGCGTTTATTCGTGGAGTAGATGTAGCTTATAAAGCAGTAATGAAACCAGTAGAAGGAACGATCTTAACCGTTGCGCGTGAAGCAGCCTTAGCTGGGGAAGCAAAAGCAAAAGAAACAGAAGATTGCGTAGAAGTAATGCAATGTGTAGTCCAACGTGCAAAAGAAGCGTTGGCAAATACAACTAATCAACTTCCTGTATTAAAAGAAGTTGGTTTAGTAGATAGTGGTGGACAGGGTCTTCTTTTTGTTTATGAAGGATTTTTAGGTGCTTTAACTGGAGATGTAGAAGTAAAAGTACATCAACCTTCAGAAAACGAAATGGATCAAATGATTAACGTTCAACACGATCGTGCGCAAGATCATTTTATGACTGAAGATATTAAATATGGTTACTGTACAGAAATTATGGTTCGTTTAGGAGATGGACCAACAGTAACAGATACTTTCGATTATGAAACATTCCGTAGCTACTTAAATGAATTAGGA comes from Catellicoccus marimammalium M35/04/3 and encodes:
- the rpe gene encoding ribulose-phosphate 3-epimerase, giving the protein MVTIAPSILSANLWEFGKQIEQMMTLGVDTFHIDVMDRHFVPNLGYSQEIVKVLKKNSTAICDVHLMVEHPEAMIMDFINAGADYLTIHAESTVHPYRALQMIQEQGVKVGLALNPGTSLASVKELLPLVDRLLIMTVNPGFGGQSFLESQLAKIAEAKALREEFGYTYDIEVDGGINDKTASSCIKAGAEVLVSGSYLFHHSNWQEALLQLQE
- the rpmB gene encoding 50S ribosomal protein L28; the protein is MAKQCYVTGRKSKSGNRRSHAMNASKRTWKANLQKVRILVDGKPKKVWVSARALKSGKVQRV
- a CDS encoding Asp23/Gls24 family envelope stress response protein, which translates into the protein MTVKMNTQSGMIEVTNDVIATVVGGATTENFGVVGMASKNQIRDNINEILRKENYAKGVVVRQEENGVAIDVYIVVGYGTKISEVSRNVQDSVKYSLETMLGISANSVNVYVQGVRVLPD
- the rsgA gene encoding ribosome small subunit-dependent GTPase A, with protein sequence MKGQIYKALSGFYYIQKGNETYQTRARGNFRKKGESPLVGDWVEFESTSEVDGMITKIYPRTSELKRPHVANVSQVIIVMSVKDPNFSPLLLDRFLVQAESLGMKTILYWSKIDLLTTEEREAIENYKEQYMALGYPVLFGEEGIVNPELFSYLKDELTVLMGQSGVGKSTLLNALHPEGKREIGEVSQALGRGRHTTRHTELWSIHDGWIVDTPGFSSLDLEVDATELAQCFVEYRALAPQCKFRSCLHLKEPSCAVKEAVAEGKLNQERYERYELLQTELANQRPQYQKKKKEGR